A stretch of Cicer arietinum cultivar CDC Frontier isolate Library 1 chromosome 5, Cicar.CDCFrontier_v2.0, whole genome shotgun sequence DNA encodes these proteins:
- the LOC101493317 gene encoding pre-mRNA-splicing factor ATP-dependent RNA helicase DEAH1, protein MASDDNLKTWVSDKLMSLLGYSQPTLVQYMIGLSKQATSPADLMGKLVEFGISTTDTRAFAEEIFSRVPRRSSGLNQYQKQEREAAMLARKQGTYTILKDDDNIDNEYIGGDDKSSITTASTSRKPNSHKKRFRKKTEAQDDQDDQDDEVISRKERERQVKRRTSPDEDSGSESEEERLKDQREKEELVQHMRERDAAGTRKLTEQKLTRKEEEEAIRRSNAAENDDIQNLRKFSRQEYLKKREEKKLEELRDDIEDEQYLFEGVKLSEVELRELRYKKEIYELIKKRSEEADNVNEYRMPEAYDQEGGVNQEKRFSVAMQRYRDTNAEEKMNPFAEQEAWEEHQIGKAVLKYGSKNKKQDADDYQFVFEDQIDFIKASVMDGDKFDYEEMADSIEKSKAKSALEALQEERKKLPIYHYRDELLQAVQDHQVLVIVGETGSGKTTQIPQYLHEAGYTKHGMIACTQPRRVAAMSVAARVAQELGVKLGHEVGYSIRFEDCTSEKTILKYMTDGMLLREFLGEPDLASYSVVMVDEAHERTLSTDILFGLVKDISRFRPDLKLLISSATLDAEKFSTYFDSAPIFKIPGRRYPVEIHFTKAPEADYLDAAIVTALQIHVTQSPGDILIFLTGQEEIETAEEILKHRTRGLGTKIAELIICPIYANLPTELQAKIFEPTPEGARKVVLATNIAETSLTIDGIKYVIDPGFVKMKSYNPKTGMESLLVSPISKASAMQRAGRSGRTGPGKCFRLYTAYNYQNDLDDNTVPEIQRTNLTNVVLTLKSLGIHDLINFEFMDPPPAEALLKALELLYALSALNKLGELTKVGRRMAEFPVDPMLSKMIVVSEKYKCSEDIISIAAMLSIGNSIFYRPKDKQVHADNARLNFHTGNVGDHMALLKVYNSWKETNYSTQWCYENYIQVRSMKRARDIRDQLAGLLERVEIELTTNPDDLDAIKKSITSGFFPHSAKLQKNGSYRTVKHAQTVHIHPSSGLAQLLPRWVVYHELVLTTKEYMRQITELKPEWLLEIAPHYYQQKDVEDTSSKKMPRGEGRP, encoded by the exons ATGGCGAGCGATGACAATCTAAAGACATGGGTATCAGATAAGTTGATGTCACTACTGGGGTATTCTCAGCCCACACTTGTACAGTACATGATTGGACTAT CCAAGCAAGCTACTTCACCAGCTGATTTAATGGGAAAGCTAGTGGAGTTCGGGATTTCAACAACAGACACCCGTGCGTTTGCGGAAGAAATTTTTTCAAGAGTTCCTCGTAGATCGTCCGGCTTAAAT CAATATCAAAAACAAGAGAGAGAAGCTGCAATGTTGGCAAGGAAGCAGGGGACTTACACAATTTTGAAAGATGATGACAATATTGACAATGAATATATTGGCGGTGATGATAAATCGTCAATAACTACAGCGTCTACATCTAGAAAGCCAAACAGTCATAAAAAACGTTTCAGGAAGAAAACTGAAGCTCAAGATGATCAAGATGATCAAGACGATGAG GTAATTTCAAGAAAAGAAAGGGAGAGACAAGTGAAGAGAAGAACTTCTCCTGATGAAGATAGTGGTTCAGAG TCAGAAGAAGAAAGATTGAAAGATCAAAGAGAGAAGGAGGAATTAGTGCAGCatatgagagagagagatgCTGCAGGAACACGAAAG TTGACTGAACAAAAATTAACACGAAAGGAGGAAG AAGAAGCAATTCGAAGATCTAATGCTGCAGAGAACGATGATATTCAAAATTTGAG AAAGTTTTCAAGGCAAGAATACTTGAAGAAAagggaggaaaaaaaattagaagaacTGAG AGATGATATAGAAGATGAGCAATATTTATTTGAAGGTGTGAAGCTTTCAGAAGTAGAACTTCGTGAGTTAAG GTACAAGAAAGAGATATATGAACTTATAAAAAAGCGGTCGGAGGAGGCTGACAACGTGAATGAG TATAGAATGCCAGAGGCTTATGACCAGGAAGGTGGCGTTAATCAAGAAAAGAGATTTTCTGTGGCTATGCAGCGTTACAG GGACACAAATGCTGAGGAAAAGATGAATCCATTTGCTGAACAAGAGGCATGGGAGGAACATCAAATTG GAAAGGCTGTGCTGAAGTATggttccaaaaataaaaaacaagacGCTGACGATTACCA gTTTGTGTTCGAGGACCAAATTGATTTTATCAAAGCATCGGTGATGGATGGTGACAAG TTCGATTATGAGGAGATGGCCGATTCAATTGAAAAGTCCAAAGCAAAGTCAGCACTAGAGGCACTTCAG GAGGAAAGGAAAAAGTTACCCATCTACCATTACCGGGATGAATTGCTCCAAGCTGTTCAGGACCACCAG GTACTTGTTATTGTTGGTGAAACTGGTTCTGGAAAGACTACACAAATTCCCCAATATCTTCACGAAGCTGGCTACACAAAACATGGAATG ATTGCATGTACTCAGCCACGGCGTGTTGCTGCTATGAGTGTGGCTGCTCGAGTTGCTCAAGAATTGGGTGTTAAACTAGGACACGAG gTTGGGTACTCCATCCGTTTTGAGGATTGCACATCAGAGAAGACTATTCTGAAATATATGACAGATGGAATGTTGCTGAGGGAATTTCTTGGTGAGCCTGATCTGGCAAGTTATAG TGTTGTGATGGTGGATGAGGCTCATGAAAGAACACTCTCAACTGATATTTTGTTTGGATTAGTAAAG GATATTTCTCGCTTCCGGCCTGATCTTAAGTTGCTGATATCGAGTGCTACACTTGATGCAGAAAAGTTTAGTACTTACTTTGATTCTGCTCCAATATTCAAAATTCCGGGGAGAAGATATCCGGTTGAAATACATTTTACCAAAGCACCAGAAGCTGACTACTTAGATGCAGCTATTGTCACGGCACTTCAAATCCATGTTACTCAATCTCCTGGAGATATATTGATATTCCTTACTGGTCAGGAAGAAATTGAAACGGCTGAAGAAATCTTGAAGCATCGAACTAGAGGCTTAGGAACCAAAATTGCTGAATTAATTATATGTCCTATATATGCCAACCTACCAACTGAACTACAAGCTAAAATATTTGAACCAACTCCTGAAGGGGCCCGAAAGGTTGTCCTTGCTACCAATATTGCAGAAACATCATTGACAATTGATGGAATCAAGTATGTTATTGATCCAGGTTTTGTTAAGATGAAAAGTTATAATCCAAAGACAGGAATGGAGTCTTTACTAGTGTCTCCCATCTCAAAAGCCTCAGCAATGCAAAGAGCTGGTCGATCTGGAAGAACAGGTCCCGGAAAATGCTTCCGGTTGTATACTGCATACAATTATCAAAATGATTTGGATGATAACACTGTACCTGAAATACAGAGGACTAACCTCACAAATGTAGTTTTGACTTTAAAAAGTCTTGGTATTCATGACTTAATAAACTTTGAATTTATGGATCCTCCACCTGCTGAGGCCTTATTGAAAGCCCTGGAGCTTCTATATGCTTTAAGTGCTTTAAATAAGCTCGGTGAGTTAACTAAGGTAGGTAGACGGATGGCAGAGTTCCCAGTTGATCCTATGTTGTCAAAAATGATAGTGGTTTCAGAAAAATACAAATGTTCAGAAGACATCATTTCCATTGCTGCAATGCTTTCTATTGGAAACTCAATATTTTACCGTCCTAAGGATAAACAAGTCCATGCAGACAATGCAAGGCTGAATTTTCATACTGGAAATGTCGGAGACCATATGGCATTGCTAAAG GTCTATAATTCTTGGAAGGAGACCAATTATTCAACACAATGGTGTTATGAAAATTATATACAG GTAAGGAGTATGAAACGGGCTAGGGATATTCGTGATCAACTTGCAGGTCTACTAGAGAGGGTTGAGATCGAGCTTACTACAAATCCTGATGATTTAGATGCCATCAAGAAATCTATAACATCTG GATTTTTCCCACACTCTGCAAAATTGCAAAAAAATGGATCATATCGGACTGTTAAACATGCACAGACTGTTCACATACATCCTAGTTCAGGGCTTGCACAG CTTCTTCCAAGATGGGTTGTGTACCATGAACTAGTACTCACAACCAAGGAATATATGAGACAG ATCACAGAGTTAAAGCCGGAGTGGTTGTTGGAGATAGCCCCTCACTATTACCAGCAGAAGGATGTTGAAGACA